A stretch of DNA from Rathayibacter sp. VKM Ac-2762:
GCGGAGTTCGACGCCGAGCTCGAGCGCGGCCGCCAGCTGCAGGCCGGCATCGAAGCCGAGGAGCACATCCAGCTCCCGCCCCGCGACACCCGGCAGAGCGAGAAGAAGGCGGAGAAGCACGCCGAGGACGTCGCCGACGGCCGCGAGCTCCGCGAGAGCGCCGGACACCCCGAGCGATGAGCGGCTCCAATCCGCAGGCCGCCGCAACGGAGCCGGTCACCGTCATCCGCGCCGAGGAGCACCTCGACGTCACGACCGTCTGGACCCCGACGGAGCGCCTGCGGGTCCGCAAGGTCGTCGTCACCGAGGAGCGGACGATCACCGTCACGCTCCGTCACGAAGAACTCGTGATCGAACGAGAACTTCTCGACCACGAGCCCTTCGACGGTGCGGAGGACCCGACCCCGGGCGCGGCGCCGGAACCGATCGCGCTCGTCCTCCACGCCGAGGAGCCGGTCGTCACCACCCGGGCCGTTCCGGTCGAGCGCGTGCACGTCATGATCGACCGCATCATCGCCATGCGATCGGCGACCGAGACGCTCCGTAAGGAGCGCGTCGACGTCCGCACGGTGCCGCAGCTCCTTGACGAAAACGCCGAGTAGATCAGGCGCTCCGTCTCGGAGGCTGCAGTGATGCTGCGACGATCTCGACATTTCCCTGTGTGCCAGGTGGATTCGCGGTGTCCGGTTCCTCCAATCTCATTATGGACGACGCATGAGTGGCAGCGTTGAAGGTGTTCAAGGGAAGCAAGAAGAGACGAAGGAGTACATCATGCGCACCAGCACGAGCAACGAATTCGACACCAGCTCGGCCGACCACCAGAACCACCACGGACGAAGCCTCCGTCGCCCTCGCCTAGCCGCGGGCCTGCTTGCAGCATCGCTCACCATCGCGGTACCGGTCATCGGATCCGCGCCCGCGTTCGCGGACACCACCACCCAGACCACCACCGCCGTCGCCGACTCCGGCCGCGCAACCGGAGTCACGGAGACCGGCAACAGCGGCGCCGCCGGTCAATGCACCTGGGGCGCAAAGGAGAAGTTCTTCGAAGCGACCGGACTGCGGCCCGCGATCTACGGCAACGCCCTCGACTGGGACACCAGCGCCGCAGCCAACGGCTGGACCACGGTCCTCGATGCTCAGGCCCGCAGCATCGTCGTCTTCGAGCCCGGCGTGCAAGGCGCCGACTCCACCTACGGCCACGTCGCCTGGGTCGACTCGATCGAGCAGCGCGCCGACGGCCTCTACATCAACATCACCGAGATGAACGGCGCAGCTGGGCCCGGCAACTACAACACCCGGACCGTGCAGGACGTCGTGGGCATGTCCTACATCCTCGCTCCGTAAGACGACAGCAAGAAGCGCTGCTGAGCGCCGATCACAACGAAGGCGGGCTGCCCCTCGGGGTTGCCCGCCTTCGTCGTTTCCACCGGCCCGCCCAGTGAAAGGTCGCCAGTGAACGCGCCCTACTGGGACGCTGCCTGTTCTTCCGCAGCTGCGCGGCGAGTGGCGTCCGCCTGGTGGCGATACAGCGACGCACGACTCCATCCGACGAGACGGGCAGCATCTTCCGCAGTACGCCCGCGTTGCGAGAGCAGTTTGGTTCCGTTGCCGTCGATGACGACGCAGTGGTGTTCGGTCTTGCCGGCGTCGATACCGGCCCAGAGTTGGGGCACGCAGGGTCCTTCCGTTGAGGGGTGCGGTGCGCCGTGAACGACCTCCGGCATGTCCTTACTGGGCGATCTGGTCGCGTTTCTCAATGAGCGGTCCTGCCGTTGCGGGGTCCCGAGCGGCTCATCACGGCGTGCCATCAGGCGGCTGAAGGCGGTCAGCCATACCCGGGACCCCTGGCGCGTTCCGGAGCCTACAACTGCCCCGAATCCACGGAAATAACGGTAAGGAAGGCGGAGGAGGAGCGGCTCCCTCGACGGTCAGGGTCGGAAGACCGCCCGCACGCATCCGTCGGTCTTCTCCTTGAACATGGCGTAGCCGGCGGGGCCGTCCTCGAGCGGCATGACGTGCGTGGCGAGGTGCTCGGTGACGATCTCGTCTCGCGCCATCCTCTCGAGGAGCATCGGGATGTACCGGTGCCCGTGCTGCTGAGCGGACCGGAGCGTGAGGCCCTTGTTCATCACCGCCCCCAGAGGGAACTTGTCGACGAAGCCGCCGAAGACGCCCAGCACGAAGAGGCTTCCGCCCTTGCGCGCGGCGAAGATCGCCTCGCGGACGGCGGTGGGCCTGTCCGTCTGCAGCCGCAGCTGCTGCTTCACCTGGTCGTAGGCGAAGTCGGGACCGTCGCGGTGCGCCTCCATGCCGACCGCCTCGATGCACACGTCGGGGCCGCGTCCGCCCGTCAGCTCGCGGAGCTCGGCCGTCACCTCGCTGGTCTCGTAGTTCATGGTCTCCGCGCCGATGACCTGCTCGACCTGGGCCAGCCGCTCCTGGAAGCGGTCGATCACGATGACCCGCTCGGCGCCGAGCAGCAGCGACGCGCGCGCCGCCATCTGGCCGACGCCGCCGGCACCCCACACCGCGACCGTGTCGCCGGGCTTCACACCACCCAGATCCGCGCCCATCCATCCGGTCGGGGCGGCGTCGGAGGCGAAGAGCGCCCGCTCGTCGCTGATCCCCTCGGGAACGGCGAAGGCGCCCTGGTCGGCGTACGGCACGCGGATGTACTCGGCGTGACTGCCGGCCCATCCGCCCAGCGCGTGGGAGTAGCCATAGCAGCCGCCGGGCGCCTGGCCCCAGAGCATCTCGGGGATCCCCGCGTTCGGGTTGCCGTTGTCGCACAGGGAGTAGAGCTCGTTGCGGCAGTACCAGCACTTCCCGCAGCTGATGAACGAG
This window harbors:
- a CDS encoding YsnF/AvaK domain-containing protein; the encoded protein is MSGSNPQAAATEPVTVIRAEEHLDVTTVWTPTERLRVRKVVVTEERTITVTLRHEELVIERELLDHEPFDGAEDPTPGAAPEPIALVLHAEEPVVTTRAVPVERVHVMIDRIIAMRSATETLRKERVDVRTVPQLLDENAE
- a CDS encoding CHAP domain-containing protein — its product is MRTSTSNEFDTSSADHQNHHGRSLRRPRLAAGLLAASLTIAVPVIGSAPAFADTTTQTTTAVADSGRATGVTETGNSGAAGQCTWGAKEKFFEATGLRPAIYGNALDWDTSAAANGWTTVLDAQARSIVVFEPGVQGADSTYGHVAWVDSIEQRADGLYINITEMNGAAGPGNYNTRTVQDVVGMSYILAP
- a CDS encoding transposase — its product is MPQLWAGIDAGKTEHHCVVIDGNGTKLLSQRGRTAEDAARLVGWSRASLYRHQADATRRAAAEEQAASQ
- a CDS encoding zinc-dependent alcohol dehydrogenase; this translates as MKALCWTGVNELSVETVEDPGILNAQDAIVKVTLSTSCGSDLHLLGGYVPTMRAGDVLGHEFIGEIVEVGSAVTKHRVGDRVVVCSFISCGKCWYCRNELYSLCDNGNPNAGIPEMLWGQAPGGCYGYSHALGGWAGSHAEYIRVPYADQGAFAVPEGISDERALFASDAAPTGWMGADLGGVKPGDTVAVWGAGGVGQMAARASLLLGAERVIVIDRFQERLAQVEQVIGAETMNYETSEVTAELRELTGGRGPDVCIEAVGMEAHRDGPDFAYDQVKQQLRLQTDRPTAVREAIFAARKGGSLFVLGVFGGFVDKFPLGAVMNKGLTLRSAQQHGHRYIPMLLERMARDEIVTEHLATHVMPLEDGPAGYAMFKEKTDGCVRAVFRP